The genomic stretch GCTGCCCGACGTGTTCACGACGACGATGACGCGGTTGGTGCCGCTACCACGGTAGAAGGCGTACACGTTCTGCCCGCCGTTGGGGCGCCACATCTCGGCGTAGTTGCCCTTCCACAGGGCGGCGTTGCCCTTGCGGATGCCGATGAGTTTCTTCGTCAGGTCATACGTGACCTTGGGGTTGCCGCCGCCCGCCACGAAGTTCGCCTGCGTGGCGTTGCGGCCGGTGTCCGTCCAGGCCCAGCTGGGCATGTCGCGGCGGTTGTCGGGATCGTTGCCGCCGTACATGCCGAGTTCGTTGCCGTAGTACACCTGCGGGATGCCGGGCAGGGTCATCAGGAGGCCCATGGCGTTGCCGGAGCGGGCGCGGATCTCGCTCTCGGCGACGGCGCTGCCGGGTTCGTTCACGAAGCGTGGCACGTCGTGGTTGTCCAGCAGGTTCACCTGCAGCAGCGTGCGGTCCAGGCCCAGGGTACCCAGGGTGTCCTGCATGCTGCTGGCGACCCGGTCGAGGCTGCCGCCCCGGCCGACCGAGTCCACCAGCGCCTGACGCAGCGGGAAGTTGAAGGTCGAGTCGAAGCCCGCGTCCAGGAATGGCTTGAGCTGCGAGGCGCTGCCCGACAGGAACGCCTCGCCCAGCAGGAACGTGTTGGGCCGCGCGGCCAGGACGCCGGGCACCCAGGAGTTCTGCCAGTAGCTGTTGGGAACGTGCTTGACGGTGTCCATGCGGATGGCGTCCACGGCGTAGTTCGTGACCCAGGTCTTGCTCAGGTTGGTCAGGTACGTGGCGACTGTGCTGTCCTCCTGGCGGAAGTCCGGCAGGCCCGCCAGGGGACAGACGATCTCGTCGCCGGTGCAGCTGCTGTGGAACCAGGAGGGGTTCTGGGTGGTGATGCGCGCGCCGTACCCGGCGTGGTTGACGACCATGTCCATCATGTATTTCTGCCCGCCGGCCTTCAGGTCGCTGATCAGGCCGGTCAGGTCGGCGCTCGTGCCCAACTTGGGTTCGATGGCGGTGTCGTTGGGGTTGGTGTAGTCGGGCCAGTAGCCGTGGTAGCCGCAGGAGTTGCCGTTGACGATGCCGACCTGCTTGTACACGGGGGTGGTCCAGACGGCGGTGGCGCCCAGGTCGCGGATGTACCCGAGTTTGTTGCGCAGGCCCTGGATGTCGCCGCCGTGGAATTTGGTGGGGCTGGCCGGGTCAAAGCAGTTGGGCTGGCCGAGACCGTCGTTGGAAGTATTTCCATTCGAGAAACGGTCGGGCATGACGAGGTAGATCACCTGCTGCCGCCAGGCGTCGATGTTGGTGCCGCTGATGGCCTGGGCACTGACCGTCTTGGAGCTGGAAACGGTTCCATCAAGGGCAGGCGTCGGGGCGGGGGAGCAGGCGGAAAGAAGAAGGGCAGCCGAGAGGGCTGCCGCGCCGGAGCGGGCCAGGACAGAACGGTTCATGGGAAACCTCCATGGAATGGTTCCACAACGGCGTGGAACCGGTTTCAGGATTTTTGGTGCCTGCCAATCATAATCCAGGGCCGGCCACTTCCCGCAAGGGCCCCGCCTGTCCTGACCACCCGGAATCTAGACAGGTTGTCCAGATCTGCTTGCCAGATCCGCTGCCACTTCTCATGGTTGACGCCACCACCGCAGGAACTCCGGGAGCCGTTCCCGCCACGCGGGTTCGTCGTGCCAGTGGCCCTCACCGACCGTAAAGCGGGCCTCTCTGACGTGCGGGGCGAGCTGCGCGGTCAGGTCGCGGGCCAGGGTGATGACCTCCTGCGCGCCCTGCACGCTGCTGCCCTCGTGGTCGCCCATGTCCACCCACACGCGCGCCCGCGGGTCGCCGCGCCCGGCGAGCCAGCGCAGGAACGCGAAGTCGCCTGGCCACACGGCGGGACTGAACACGCCCAGCGTGCCGTACGTGCCTGGGTCTCGCAGGCCCGCGTACGCGGTGATCAGGCCTCCGAAGGAGGATCCGGCCAGCGCGGTGTCCTGCGCGTGGACGGGGCCGAAGCGGGCGTGCAGGTGCGGCAGGAGGGTGCTCCTGATCCAGTCGGCGTACTCGTCCGCGCCGCTGTCATTGCCGTTCAGTTCGAAGGGGAACGGCACGTAACGGTGGCTGCGGTCGTCGTTCACGGGCAGGGCGGCGATGCGCACCGGGTGCCCGGCGTCCGCGAGGGCCTGCGCGGCCCCGGCGGCGTCCCAGCTGTCGCCCGCGAAGGTGGCGGCCTCGTCGAACACGTTCTGGCCGTCGTGCAGGATCAGCAGCGGCAGCGGTCCCTCGTGCCCGGCGGGCCACCACAGCCGCAGGGGTTGCGCGCCCCAGGGGGCGTCCAGCACGGTCTCCTCGCGGGGTGGGCCACAGCGCTGCGGGCGCCCCGTACCGCCCCTGGCGTCCTGCCAGCCTGCCACGGTCAGGGGCACGGTGGTGTCCCCGTGCACTTTGATGCGGTGCGCGCGGGCCCGGCCGCCCCAGGCGTCGCCCTCCTCGGTGGTCGTGCCGTCCGGGTTCACGCGGCGGATCTTCACCTGCGCCAGGGTCCCGTCGGGCAGTTCGGCGTGCAGGGTGCTGCCGCTGAAGGTCCAGCCGTGTGGGTCGCTGCTCCAGGCGCGGTGATCGCCGGTCAGGAAGAGGGTTCCCGGTGGGGTGCCGGGGGGGAGGGTCAGCTGGAAGGTCACGCGGGGCATGCGGTCAGTCTAGGAGGGTCCGGCACTGGTGAAGGTCTCGTCAGCTTCGCGTGAGGGTTGTGTCAGGCGCGTGGGGGTAGGCTTTTGTCGTGGAGGACGAGGTTTGATGTGATCCCGTCCGGGTCGGCTGCGGCTTGCCCCCACCCCGGAAACTTGATATAGTCACACTCAAGTTTCCTGGATGCAGGAGTTTCAGGAACCCGCTCTCACCAAGACCCCACCCGGGCGAAAAGGAGTTCCGAGATGCCCACCAACACCCTCCCCAGCACCGTCCCCGTCTGCCCGGTCCGCGGCAGCGTGATCTACCCCACGATGGTCCAGCACATCGACGCCAGCCGCGCCCTCTCCATCGGCGCGATCGAGGCGGCCATGGCCAGCGACAAGGTCATCCTGATCGTCTCGCAACGCGACAAGGACATCGACGATCCCAAGGGCAGCGACCTGTACGACGTCGGCACCGCCTGCAACGTCCTGCGCGTGCGCAAGAACCCCGACGGCACCGTGCAGATGCTCGTCTCGGCCGTCGCGCGCGTCCGCGCCAGCAACTACGTGCGCGGCGACTACCTCAGCGCCGACATCACCCCCCTGGACGCCGAGGCCGACGACACCGTCGAACTCCAGGCCCTGGGCCGTGAACTGCGCGAACGCTTCGACGCCCTGGCCAGCGGCGGCAAGCTGAATGCCGAGACCGTCCAGACCATCCACAGCAAGGAAGACCTGGGCGAGATGGCCGACCACATCGCCTTCAACCTCGACTTCAAACTGGACGACAAGCAGGCGCTGCTGGAACTGCCCAGCCTGACCGCGCGCATCCGCAAACTGCTCACCCTGCTCGACACCGAGAAGGAAGTGCAGGAAGTGCAGGCCAAGATCCGCGCCCAGGTCAAGGAAGAGATCGACAAGAACCAGCGCGAGTACTACCTGCGCGAACAGATGAAAGTCATCCAGAAGGAACTCCAGGGCGGTGAGGACGGCGAGGACGGCGACGAGGCCGAAGCCTTCCGCGCCAAGCTCGACACCCTGGACCTGCGCCCCGAGGTCCGCAAGGACATCGACCGCGAAGTGAACCGACTGGCGCGCATGCACCCCGACGCCGCCGAGGCCAGCGTCATCCGCACGTACCTCACCTGGATCACCGAACTGCCCTGGAACACGCGCAGCGACGACCAGCTGGACGTCATGCAGGCCTCCCAGATCCTCGACGACGACCACTACGGCCTGGAAAAGGTCAAGGACCGCGTCCTGGAATTCCTCGCGGTGCGCCGCCTGCGCAAGGAACGCGCCGAGCGCGGCGAACTGAGCGCCGAGGACGTCAACAAGGGCCCGATCCTGGTGTTCACCGGCCCTCCCGGCGTCGGTAAGACCAGCATCGCGCAGAGCATCGCCAAGGCGCTGGGCCGCAAGTACGTCCGCATCGCCCTGGGCGGCGCGCGCGACGAGAGTGACATCCGCGGTCACCGCCGCACGTACATCGGCGCGATGCCCGGCCGCCTCATCCAGGGCATCCGCACCGCGGGCACCAAGAACCCCGTCATCCTGCTCGACGAGGTCGACAAGCTCGGCAGCTCCTACCAGGGCGACCCCAGCGCGGCGCTGCTGGAAGTGCTCGACCCCTCGCAGAACCAGCACTTCACCGACCACTACCTCGGCGTGCCCTTCGACCTGAGCGAGGTCATGTTCATCGCCACCGCCAACTACCCCGAGCAGATCCCCCCGGCGCTGATGGACCGCATGGAAGTCATCGACTTCAACAGCTACATCGAACAGGAAAAACTGGAGATCGCCAAACGCTACCTGCTGCCCCGCCAGCTCATGGCGAACGGCCTGAAAGCCAACCAGATCGCGTTCACCGATTCCGCGCTGGAAAAACTCATCAGCCACTACACCCGCGAGGCTGGTGTGCGCAACCTGGAACGCGAGATCGGCACGGTCGCCCGCAAGGTCGCCCGCCGCATCGCCACCGGCGAGGTCAAACGCGTCAAGGTCACCGACAAGGAACTCGACCGCTACCTCGGGCAGGCCCGCCACATCCCCGAAACCGAAGGCAAGGAAGACATGGTCGGCGTCTCGACCGGCATGTTCTACACCCCGGTCGGCGGTGACATCCTGTTCGTCGAGACCAGCACCAGCCCCGGCAAGGGCCTCGTCCTGACCGGCCAGCTCGGCGACGTCATGAAAGAAAGCGCCCGCGCCGCCCTGACGTACATCAAGGCGAACGCCGAACGCTTCCACATCGACAAGGCCCGCATCGACGACAGCGAAATCCACGTGCACGTCCCCGCCGGAGCGATCCCCAAGGAAGGCCCCAGCGCCGGCGGCGCCATGGTCACCAGCCTCATCAGCGCCCTGACCGGCATCCCCGCCCGCCACG from Deinococcus soli (ex Cha et al. 2016) encodes the following:
- the lon gene encoding endopeptidase La, coding for MPTNTLPSTVPVCPVRGSVIYPTMVQHIDASRALSIGAIEAAMASDKVILIVSQRDKDIDDPKGSDLYDVGTACNVLRVRKNPDGTVQMLVSAVARVRASNYVRGDYLSADITPLDAEADDTVELQALGRELRERFDALASGGKLNAETVQTIHSKEDLGEMADHIAFNLDFKLDDKQALLELPSLTARIRKLLTLLDTEKEVQEVQAKIRAQVKEEIDKNQREYYLREQMKVIQKELQGGEDGEDGDEAEAFRAKLDTLDLRPEVRKDIDREVNRLARMHPDAAEASVIRTYLTWITELPWNTRSDDQLDVMQASQILDDDHYGLEKVKDRVLEFLAVRRLRKERAERGELSAEDVNKGPILVFTGPPGVGKTSIAQSIAKALGRKYVRIALGGARDESDIRGHRRTYIGAMPGRLIQGIRTAGTKNPVILLDEVDKLGSSYQGDPSAALLEVLDPSQNQHFTDHYLGVPFDLSEVMFIATANYPEQIPPALMDRMEVIDFNSYIEQEKLEIAKRYLLPRQLMANGLKANQIAFTDSALEKLISHYTREAGVRNLEREIGTVARKVARRIATGEVKRVKVTDKELDRYLGQARHIPETEGKEDMVGVSTGMFYTPVGGDILFVETSTSPGKGLVLTGQLGDVMKESARAALTYIKANAERFHIDKARIDDSEIHVHVPAGAIPKEGPSAGGAMVTSLISALTGIPARHDVAMTGEMTLTGRYLPIGGLKEKVLGARRAGIKHIILPKANEGDLRDIPLHLRTTMRFHPCETVDQVLDVALVGGLKALETPRDGSPAPTLPAPKRKSARRSDARA
- a CDS encoding alpha/beta hydrolase — translated: MPRVTFQLTLPPGTPPGTLFLTGDHRAWSSDPHGWTFSGSTLHAELPDGTLAQVKIRRVNPDGTTTEEGDAWGGRARAHRIKVHGDTTVPLTVAGWQDARGGTGRPQRCGPPREETVLDAPWGAQPLRLWWPAGHEGPLPLLILHDGQNVFDEAATFAGDSWDAAGAAQALADAGHPVRIAALPVNDDRSHRYVPFPFELNGNDSGADEYADWIRSTLLPHLHARFGPVHAQDTALAGSSFGGLITAYAGLRDPGTYGTLGVFSPAVWPGDFAFLRWLAGRGDPRARVWVDMGDHEGSSVQGAQEVITLARDLTAQLAPHVREARFTVGEGHWHDEPAWRERLPEFLRWWRQP
- a CDS encoding alpha-amylase family glycosyl hydrolase; translated protein: MNRSVLARSGAAALSAALLLSACSPAPTPALDGTVSSSKTVSAQAISGTNIDAWRQQVIYLVMPDRFSNGNTSNDGLGQPNCFDPASPTKFHGGDIQGLRNKLGYIRDLGATAVWTTPVYKQVGIVNGNSCGYHGYWPDYTNPNDTAIEPKLGTSADLTGLISDLKAGGQKYMMDMVVNHAGYGARITTQNPSWFHSSCTGDEIVCPLAGLPDFRQEDSTVATYLTNLSKTWVTNYAVDAIRMDTVKHVPNSYWQNSWVPGVLAARPNTFLLGEAFLSGSASQLKPFLDAGFDSTFNFPLRQALVDSVGRGGSLDRVASSMQDTLGTLGLDRTLLQVNLLDNHDVPRFVNEPGSAVAESEIRARSGNAMGLLMTLPGIPQVYYGNELGMYGGNDPDNRRDMPSWAWTDTGRNATQANFVAGGGNPKVTYDLTKKLIGIRKGNAALWKGNYAEMWRPNGGQNVYAFYRGSGTNRVIVVVNTSGSAATVNLDIQGNAGISATDKSALSNGTVFNDLLAEGAPASATVASGKLPVTIGAGKMGIYRAGATGTGGTGGTAVQVTFQVSASTYFGQDVYLVGDRAELGAWNTASAMAMTPSGCSGSTCTWKTTVSLPPSVAAQFKFIKKPGDSGASVTWEGGNNRTLTTPATGSTTYNGGNWQ